A segment of the Echinicola strongylocentroti genome:
AAAGTAGCGGGATTTACCGCTTGATTACGGTGGTATCTATTGCTGTTCCTCTGGTGGTGGCGATATTGTTATTTATGCCTGCCAAACTGGACCTTGCCAGTGAATGGGTATATTTCCTTCCACATTTAAATGCGGTAATCAATTTCACGGCTAGCTTGGCATTGATTGCGGGGTTGTTCTTTATAAAAAGCAATATGATCAACTATCACCGTACCTGTATGACCATTGCGTTTGCGTTAGGGGCCATCTTTTTGGTTTCCTATGTGGTTTACCATGCATCAGCCGAAAGCACAAGCTATGGCGGAGAAGGAACCATCAGGACAGTATACTTTATTATTTTGATTAGTCATATTATATTGGCGGCAGTGGCGTTATTCCCCATTTTGTTGGCCTATTA
Coding sequences within it:
- a CDS encoding DUF420 domain-containing protein, with translation MDKNSVSKEQESSGIYRLITVVSIAVPLVVAILLFMPAKLDLASEWVYFLPHLNAVINFTASLALIAGLFFIKSNMINYHRTCMTIAFALGAIFLVSYVVYHASAESTSYGGEGTIRTVYFIILISHIILAAVALFPILLAYYYGHKGMVEKHRKIVRYAYPIWLYVTISGVVVYWMISPYYNH